A window from Chryseobacterium vaccae encodes these proteins:
- a CDS encoding ferritin: MISEKIAKLINEQIAHEQYAAQYYLSMSAWFSGQDLDGIANYFRVQSKEELMHADKMFDYLNDVGGEIIIGEIAKPPHQFENATDIFEKALEHEKKVTKSIFNIVKNANDEGDFATTSFMQWFINEQVEEEASASQYVTKIKMVCDNPSALYLFDQELAQRVFTPNTTA; encoded by the coding sequence ATGATCAGCGAAAAAATTGCAAAATTAATTAACGAGCAGATTGCTCACGAACAATATGCTGCACAATACTATCTTTCAATGTCTGCCTGGTTTTCAGGACAGGACCTTGACGGAATTGCCAACTATTTCAGAGTTCAAAGCAAAGAAGAGTTGATGCACGCAGATAAAATGTTTGATTACCTGAATGATGTAGGCGGAGAAATCATTATCGGAGAAATTGCAAAACCACCGCATCAGTTTGAAAATGCAACAGATATTTTCGAGAAAGCATTGGAGCATGAGAAAAAAGTAACAAAGAGCATTTTCAATATTGTAAAGAACGCTAATGATGAAGGAGATTTTGCAACAACATCTTTCATGCAGTGGTTCATTAATGAGCAGGTAGAAGAAGAAGCAAGCGCTTCGCAGTATGTGACGAAGATCAAGATGGTATGTGACAACCCTTCTGCATTATATCTTTTCGATCAGGAGCTGGCTCAGAGAGTTTTTACTCCTAATACTACCGCTTAA